In Gemmata obscuriglobus, a single genomic region encodes these proteins:
- a CDS encoding IS3 family transposase (programmed frameshift), with amino-acid sequence MAGKRKSHSAAFKAQVALAALKGDKTINELASQHGVHPTLIHGWKKQLLTGAEAVFASGAKGTGPPEDKTTELYEQIGRLKVELDWVKKKSAASAEAKRARIEAEHPELSVRRQCELIGLNRSTVYYEPTPESAENLTLMRLIDEQYTTCPFYGSRRLAAWLGTQGHEVNRKRVQRLLRIMGLEALYPKPKLSVGSGHKVYPYLLRGVAIDRVHQVWSTDITYIPMPTGFMYLAATMDWFSRYVVAWRLSNTLDGSFCQDMLEEALGRGKPEVFNTDQGVQFTAAAWVGRLERAGVAVSMDGRGRCLDNVFVERLWRSVKYEDVYLKGYESVPALESGLRAYFGFYNTERLHQSLDYRTPAQVYGVGATKAPTKQ; translated from the exons ATGGCGGGCAAGCGGAAGAGTCACTCGGCGGCGTTCAAGGCCCAGGTCGCGCTGGCGGCCCTCAAGGGCGACAAGACCATCAACGAACTGGCGAGTCAGCACGGCGTCCACCCGACCCTGATTCATGGGTGGAAGAAGCAGTTGCTCACCGGGGCCGAGGCCGTGTTCGCCTCGGGGGCGAAGGGCACCGGCCCCCCGGAAGACAAGACGACCGAGTTGTACGAGCAGATCGGCCGCCTCAAGGTGGAACTCGACTGGGTGAAAAAAAAATCGGCCGCC TCGGCTGAGGCCAAGCGTGCCCGGATCGAGGCCGAGCACCCGGAGCTGAGCGTCCGGCGCCAGTGCGAGCTGATCGGATTGAACCGCTCGACGGTGTACTACGAGCCGACCCCGGAGAGCGCGGAGAACCTGACGCTGATGCGGTTGATCGACGAGCAGTACACGACGTGCCCGTTCTACGGGAGCCGGCGCCTGGCCGCGTGGCTGGGCACCCAGGGCCACGAGGTGAACCGCAAGCGGGTGCAGCGGCTGTTGCGGATCATGGGGTTGGAGGCCCTGTACCCCAAGCCCAAGCTGTCGGTCGGGTCCGGGCACAAGGTGTACCCGTACCTGTTGCGGGGCGTGGCCATCGACCGGGTCCATCAGGTGTGGAGCACGGACATCACGTACATCCCGATGCCCACCGGGTTCATGTACCTGGCCGCAACGATGGACTGGTTCAGCCGGTACGTGGTGGCCTGGCGACTGTCCAACACGTTGGACGGGTCATTCTGCCAGGACATGCTGGAGGAGGCCTTGGGCCGGGGCAAGCCGGAGGTGTTCAACACGGACCAGGGAGTCCAGTTCACGGCCGCCGCGTGGGTCGGGCGATTGGAGCGGGCCGGGGTCGCGGTGAGCATGGACGGGCGGGGCCGGTGCCTGGACAACGTGTTCGTGGAGCGCCTGTGGCGGAGCGTCAAGTACGAGGACGTGTACCTCAAGGGTTACGAGTCGGTGCCGGCCCTGGAGAGTGGGCTCCGGGCGTACTTCGGGTTCTACAACACCGAGCGGTTACACCAGTCCCTGGACTACCGCACCCCGGCTCAGGTGTATGGCGTCGGAGCCACGAAGGCCCCGACGAAACAGTAG
- a CDS encoding transposase: MKKRHRPLVAVIVDHGHRCVLDVLEDREKATAVAYLEAAKGSGLLASVEEVTTDMWCADAEAARDAFGEASPLRSNGSTS; this comes from the coding sequence ATTAAAAAGCGGCACCGGCCGCTCGTCGCCGTGATCGTCGATCACGGCCACCGGTGTGTGCTCGACGTGCTGGAGGACCGCGAGAAAGCGACGGCTGTGGCGTACTTGGAAGCGGCCAAGGGGAGCGGCTTGTTGGCGTCGGTGGAGGAAGTGACGACGGACATGTGGTGCGCCGACGCCGAAGCCGCGCGGGACGCATTCGGCGAGGCATCGCCATTACGATCGAACGGTTCCACGTCATGA
- a CDS encoding transposase, translating to MKSFQDRLTAARRELPRGRPAEARAKLKGGRWWWVTNPENLCQEHPESFAELRVQLPVRAALWEQREQLRAIFEDRTIRTPEGGRERLEGWIAGVRKLRLAASEKFCKTPTNWMGKITHYFRARSCNG from the coding sequence ATGAAGAGCTTCCAGGATCGCCTGACGGCGGCCCGTCGGGAGTTGCCGCGCGGGCGGCCCGCGGAGGCCAGGGCGAAGCTCAAAGGGGGCCGTTGGTGGTGGGTGACGAACCCGGAGAACCTGTGCCAGGAGCATCCGGAATCGTTCGCCGAACTGCGCGTTCAGTTGCCGGTGCGGGCGGCGTTGTGGGAACAGCGGGAGCAACTCCGCGCGATCTTCGAGGACCGAACGATTCGGACCCCGGAAGGCGGGCGGGAACGGTTGGAGGGTTGGATCGCCGGTGTTCGGAAGTTGCGATTGGCCGCGTCGGAGAAGTTCTGCAAGACGCCGACGAACTGGATGGGGAAGATCACTCACTACTTTCGAGCGCGCAGCTGTAACGGTTGA
- a CDS encoding TIGR02996 domain-containing protein — protein sequence MSELAGFIDAILNNLDDDTPRLVFAD from the coding sequence ATGTCTGAACTCGCCGGGTTCATCGACGCGATCTTGAACAATCTCGACGACGACACCCCACGATTGGTGTTCGCCGACTGA
- a CDS encoding ISAs1 family transposase, with protein MAWSLVERLAELPDPRSRHGRQYPLVGLLTLCLVAVMGGHTTPEAISQFGRLRQKRLGHALGFRNGNMPCPNTIAGLRRRLDPDRLDAIIGAWLRDRHPDGWEHLALDGKRLCGSRDGQVPGTHLLAAYAPQVSAVVAQMTVEATTNEHKAALRLLGVLPSLGGTVVTGDAIFTQPDVCAAVQHKGGDYILYAKSNQGTLRADLEAAFATAAGGDFSPRVTGRVGSGRGNGS; from the coding sequence ATGGCCTGGTCCCTGGTCGAGCGTTTGGCGGAGTTACCGGACCCGCGGAGCCGTCACGGTCGCCAGTATCCGCTGGTCGGGCTATTGACCTTGTGCCTGGTGGCGGTGATGGGCGGGCACACCACGCCCGAGGCGATCTCTCAATTCGGGCGGCTGCGGCAGAAGCGGTTGGGTCACGCGCTGGGGTTTCGTAACGGCAACATGCCGTGTCCCAACACCATCGCCGGGCTGCGGCGGCGGTTGGACCCGGACCGCCTGGACGCGATCATCGGGGCGTGGCTCAGGGATCGGCACCCGGACGGGTGGGAGCACCTGGCGTTGGACGGCAAGCGGCTGTGCGGGTCGCGCGACGGCCAGGTGCCGGGCACCCACCTGCTGGCGGCGTACGCCCCACAGGTGTCCGCGGTGGTCGCCCAGATGACGGTCGAGGCCACGACCAACGAGCACAAGGCGGCGCTCCGGTTGTTGGGCGTGTTGCCCTCGCTGGGTGGGACCGTAGTCACCGGTGATGCCATCTTCACCCAACCGGACGTGTGTGCCGCGGTGCAACACAAGGGTGGGGACTACATCCTGTACGCCAAGAGCAACCAAGGTACGCTACGGGCCGACCTGGAGGCCGCGTTCGCCACCGCCGCGGGTGGCGACTTTTCCCCCCGGGTTACAGGGCGCGTGGGATCGGGACGCGGGAACGGCAGTTGA
- a CDS encoding ISAs1 family transposase, whose amino-acid sequence MSKGHGRVERRSITTTTWLNEYLTRWPGVQQVFRLERQRRADGKTTVEVVYGISSLSPVAAPPDTVLGYTRSHWGIESLHYVRDVTLDEDRCRVRRGTAPRVLASLRNVAVYLLRRLGAGTIAAAVRTVVARPELALAALNQPISISE is encoded by the coding sequence GTGAGCAAGGGGCACGGGCGGGTCGAGCGGCGGTCCATCACAACCACCACGTGGCTCAACGAGTACCTGACCCGGTGGCCCGGGGTGCAGCAGGTGTTCCGACTCGAGCGCCAGCGCCGGGCCGATGGGAAGACGACCGTGGAGGTGGTGTACGGGATCTCCAGCCTCAGCCCGGTGGCCGCGCCTCCGGACACGGTGCTCGGGTACACCCGCAGCCACTGGGGCATCGAGAGCTTGCACTACGTCCGCGATGTGACCTTGGACGAGGACCGATGCCGAGTGCGCCGGGGCACGGCACCGCGGGTGCTGGCGTCGCTGCGAAACGTGGCCGTGTACCTGCTCCGGCGCCTCGGCGCCGGCACCATCGCGGCGGCCGTTCGGACCGTCGTTGCCAGACCTGAGCTGGCGCTGGCTGCGCTCAACCAGCCAATTTCAATCTCTGAGTAG